Proteins encoded within one genomic window of Mesorhizobium sp. AR10:
- a CDS encoding AEC family transporter, protein MSPLTETVLFVFSLVALGYLAGLTGYLKPASGEGIAEFAINVAMPLLLFRTMVNSDFHGVAPWSLWGAYFTAVAMTWAAGHLVTTRIFGRDARTGIVGGVSSSFSNVVLLGIPFVLGVFGSSGFEVLSLLVSVHLPTMMMASIIMFEIFGRGGSEPVHPLRIIQSFLRRLLSNPLIIGILAGLVWRLTAAPLPDLAERLVDALADTAGPVALFAMGLSLCRFGISGNIRPALALSALKLFLMPALVLGLVWLLGLPPLTAKVAVVVAALPSGVNSYLIAAQFNTGQALASNQMTIATASAVVTTAFWLTVVVHIFG, encoded by the coding sequence ATGTCCCCGCTCACCGAAACCGTTCTCTTTGTCTTCAGCCTTGTCGCGCTCGGCTATCTCGCCGGGCTCACAGGCTATTTGAAGCCGGCGAGCGGCGAGGGTATCGCCGAATTCGCCATCAACGTGGCGATGCCGCTGCTGCTGTTCCGGACGATGGTGAATTCCGATTTCCACGGTGTGGCGCCTTGGTCGCTGTGGGGCGCTTACTTCACGGCAGTTGCAATGACCTGGGCCGCCGGCCACCTGGTCACGACGCGGATCTTCGGGCGGGACGCACGCACCGGCATCGTCGGCGGCGTGTCGTCGTCCTTCTCGAATGTGGTGTTGCTGGGCATTCCCTTCGTTCTCGGCGTATTCGGCTCCAGCGGATTCGAAGTGCTGTCGCTGCTCGTCTCTGTGCACCTGCCGACCATGATGATGGCTTCGATCATCATGTTCGAGATATTTGGTCGCGGTGGGAGCGAGCCGGTTCACCCGCTGCGCATCATCCAGAGTTTTCTGAGAAGACTGTTGTCCAACCCGCTGATCATCGGCATCCTGGCCGGGCTGGTATGGCGCCTCACCGCGGCGCCTTTGCCGGATCTCGCCGAGCGGCTGGTCGATGCGCTGGCCGACACGGCCGGTCCGGTGGCGCTGTTCGCCATGGGGCTCAGCCTTTGCCGTTTCGGCATTTCCGGCAACATCCGGCCGGCGTTGGCGCTGTCGGCGCTGAAACTGTTCCTGATGCCTGCACTGGTGCTCGGCCTGGTCTGGCTGCTTGGGTTGCCGCCGTTGACGGCCAAGGTGGCGGTCGTGGTGGCGGCGCTGCCATCCGGCGTCAATTCCTATCTCATCGCCGCGCAGTTCAACACCGGTCAGGCGCTGGCGTCGAACCAGATGACCATCGCCACGGCGAGCGCGGTGGTCACAACAGCCTTCTGGCTGACGGTGGTCGTTCATATATTCGGGTAG
- a CDS encoding NAD-dependent succinate-semialdehyde dehydrogenase, whose amino-acid sequence MLQKTSHFMRQANLINGEWVQADSGQTVDVNNPATGLKIGTVPKSGKAETRRAIEAAAEAFKTWRKTTALERSKLLRKLHDAMMDNQDVLAELLTIEQGKSLFESKGEIGSAASYILWFAEEGRRTYGDVVPSPWADRRILVTKEPVGVIAAITPWNFPSSMLARKLGPALAAGCTAVVKPATQTPYSGLAWGALAEEVGFPKGVINILTGAAGEIGDEICANPLVSKITFTGSTEVGKLLIQKSSVTVKKVSMELGGNAPFIVFDDADLERAVAGAITAKYRNSGQTCVCTNRFLVQAGVYDKFVEKLAAASDGLKVGSGLEEGVQQGPLIDEKAVEKVEELIADATSKGGKVVAGGKRHALGGSFFQPTVIANATPKMRFMKEEIFGPVAPVFKFETEEEAISLANDTEFGLACYFYTGDLGRAFRVMEGLKYGMVGVNEGLITTPEAPFGGVKESGLGKEGGHQGIEDYLDTKYVCIGGLGL is encoded by the coding sequence ATGCTTCAGAAAACCAGCCATTTCATGCGGCAGGCCAATCTCATCAACGGCGAATGGGTGCAGGCCGACAGCGGCCAGACCGTCGACGTCAACAACCCGGCCACCGGCCTCAAGATCGGCACCGTGCCGAAATCGGGCAAGGCCGAGACCCGCCGCGCCATCGAGGCCGCCGCCGAAGCCTTCAAGACATGGCGCAAGACCACTGCGCTCGAACGCTCGAAGTTGCTGCGTAAACTGCACGATGCGATGATGGACAATCAGGACGTGCTGGCCGAACTGCTCACCATCGAACAGGGCAAGTCGCTGTTTGAATCGAAGGGCGAGATCGGCTCGGCCGCGTCCTACATCCTGTGGTTCGCCGAAGAAGGCCGCCGCACCTATGGCGACGTCGTGCCGTCGCCGTGGGCGGATCGCCGCATCCTGGTGACCAAGGAGCCGGTCGGCGTCATCGCCGCCATCACGCCCTGGAATTTCCCGTCCTCGATGCTCGCCCGCAAGCTCGGCCCGGCGCTGGCCGCCGGCTGCACCGCCGTCGTCAAGCCTGCGACGCAGACGCCTTACTCCGGCCTTGCCTGGGGGGCGCTGGCCGAGGAAGTTGGCTTCCCCAAGGGCGTCATCAACATCCTGACGGGCGCTGCCGGCGAAATCGGCGACGAGATCTGCGCCAATCCGCTGGTGTCGAAGATTACCTTCACCGGATCGACCGAAGTCGGCAAGCTTCTCATTCAGAAGTCGTCCGTCACCGTCAAGAAGGTGTCGATGGAACTCGGCGGCAACGCGCCGTTCATCGTTTTCGACGACGCCGATCTCGAGCGCGCCGTTGCCGGCGCGATCACTGCCAAATACCGCAATTCGGGCCAGACCTGCGTTTGCACCAACCGCTTCCTGGTTCAGGCCGGCGTCTATGACAAGTTCGTCGAAAAGCTCGCCGCGGCCAGTGACGGTCTGAAGGTCGGTTCCGGCCTGGAAGAGGGCGTACAGCAGGGGCCGCTGATCGACGAGAAGGCGGTCGAGAAGGTCGAGGAACTAATCGCCGATGCAACCTCGAAGGGCGGCAAGGTCGTCGCCGGCGGCAAGCGTCACGCGCTTGGCGGTTCGTTCTTCCAGCCGACGGTGATCGCCAACGCGACGCCGAAGATGCGCTTCATGAAGGAAGAGATCTTTGGCCCGGTCGCACCGGTGTTCAAGTTCGAAACCGAGGAAGAAGCCATTTCGCTCGCCAACGACACCGAATTCGGCCTCGCCTGCTATTTCTACACCGGCGATCTCGGCCGCGCCTTCCGGGTCATGGAAGGGCTGAAATACGGCATGGTCGGTGTCAATGAAGGTCTCATCACCACGCCGGAAGCGCCGTTCGGCGGCGTCAAGGAATCCGGCCTCGGCAAGGAAGGCGGACATCAGGGCATCGAGGATTATCTCGACACCAAATATGTCTGCATCGGCGGCCTCGGCCTCTGA
- a CDS encoding aldose epimerase family protein produces the protein MTMKDGEVFGTTQAGEDVRRFTIRGGGLTANIIGLGAIIQDLRLAGHDAPLVLGYDRFGPYETDTAFFGAVVGRYANRIRDGRFTIAGKRYQTERNFLDKHTLHGGSQGYFHRAWAVSLHGRDFVTLTLHDPDGTMGFPGALDVTCTYRLKIPGTLSIELTATCEEPTLCNLTQHSYFNLDDGGAGDILDHRLMLNAGAYTPVDGEMIPTGAVKPVDGTPFDFRQARPLRMENEGEQLPYDQNFCLASTRGSLKQASWAQGASSGVEMEVWTTEPGVQLYIGQHVAPPSLGLGGRRYKTFSGFCLEPQAWPDAPSRPYFPQATLWPGQIYHHVTEYRFRLP, from the coding sequence ATGACGATGAAGGACGGCGAGGTCTTCGGCACGACGCAAGCGGGCGAGGATGTCCGCCGCTTCACCATCAGGGGCGGTGGCCTCACCGCCAACATCATCGGGCTCGGCGCCATTATCCAGGATCTTCGGCTCGCCGGGCATGATGCGCCGCTGGTGCTGGGCTACGACCGTTTCGGACCCTATGAGACGGATACTGCCTTCTTCGGCGCGGTCGTCGGACGTTATGCGAACCGCATCCGCGATGGCCGCTTCACCATCGCCGGCAAGCGCTACCAGACTGAGCGCAATTTCCTCGACAAGCACACGCTGCATGGCGGCTCACAAGGCTATTTTCACCGGGCGTGGGCGGTCTCGCTGCACGGAAGGGATTTTGTCACCCTGACCCTGCACGATCCCGACGGCACGATGGGCTTTCCCGGCGCGCTCGACGTGACCTGCACCTACCGGCTGAAGATCCCCGGCACGCTCAGCATCGAACTGACCGCCACCTGCGAGGAGCCGACGCTCTGCAACCTCACGCAGCATTCCTATTTCAATCTGGATGACGGCGGGGCCGGCGACATCCTCGACCACCGGCTGATGCTGAACGCCGGTGCCTATACACCGGTCGATGGCGAGATGATCCCGACCGGGGCGGTGAAGCCGGTCGACGGCACGCCCTTCGACTTCCGCCAGGCGCGGCCGCTGCGCATGGAGAACGAGGGCGAGCAGCTTCCCTACGACCAGAATTTCTGCCTGGCCTCGACCCGTGGGTCGCTCAAGCAGGCATCGTGGGCGCAAGGGGCAAGCTCCGGCGTCGAGATGGAAGTGTGGACGACGGAGCCAGGCGTCCAGCTCTATATCGGCCAGCATGTGGCGCCGCCTTCACTGGGGTTGGGCGGGCGTCGCTACAAGACTTTTTCAGGCTTCTGCCTGGAGCCGCAGGCGTGGCCGGATGCCCCGAGCCGGCCGTATTTCCCGCAGGCCACGCTGTGGCCGGGCCAGATCTATCACCATGTGACGGAATATCGATTCCGCCTGCCTTAA
- a CDS encoding sugar kinase — protein MAANGVASIGECMLELSGQAGPNWRMGFAGDTFNTLWALHALSGDRPATYVSAFGDDPFSQGQIAFFAENGIGIGASPVISGARPGLYAITLTGPERAFTYWRGDAAARRLASDPAALAKNLENQSLVYFSGITLAILDSASRTTLLAAVAKTRTSGSLVAFDPNYRPRLWHSRDEAQAAILEALAVTDIALPTFPDEQMLFGDTGPQATAERLGKLVGEVVVKNGEEPALIAENGTLQPVPAVHVAAPVDTTGAGDSFNGGYLAARLAGHAPAEAVLRAHRVAAAVVQVRGALAPFETLQAAFDG, from the coding sequence ATGGCAGCAAACGGCGTCGCCTCGATCGGTGAGTGCATGTTGGAACTTTCAGGCCAGGCCGGGCCGAACTGGCGCATGGGCTTTGCCGGCGACACGTTCAACACGCTATGGGCGCTGCATGCGTTGAGCGGCGACAGGCCGGCGACCTATGTCTCGGCCTTTGGCGATGACCCTTTCTCGCAAGGCCAGATCGCTTTCTTCGCTGAAAACGGCATCGGCATCGGCGCCAGCCCGGTCATTTCGGGCGCACGGCCCGGCCTCTACGCCATCACGCTGACCGGCCCCGAACGCGCCTTCACCTACTGGCGGGGCGACGCAGCGGCGCGGCGGCTCGCTTCAGACCCAGCCGCCTTGGCAAAAAACCTTGAAAACCAGTCACTTGTCTACTTCAGCGGAATCACTTTGGCAATTCTGGATAGCGCCTCTCGCACGACATTGCTGGCGGCGGTGGCCAAGACGCGCACGTCCGGCTCGCTTGTCGCCTTCGATCCCAACTACCGGCCACGGCTGTGGCACAGCCGCGATGAGGCGCAAGCCGCGATCCTCGAAGCGCTTGCCGTCACCGACATCGCGCTGCCGACCTTTCCCGACGAGCAGATGCTGTTTGGTGACACAGGCCCACAAGCGACCGCCGAACGACTTGGAAAGCTGGTCGGCGAGGTCGTCGTCAAGAATGGCGAGGAACCGGCACTGATCGCCGAGAATGGGACCTTGCAACCTGTTCCGGCGGTCCATGTCGCCGCTCCTGTCGACACCACCGGCGCCGGCGATTCCTTCAATGGCGGCTATCTCGCCGCCCGGCTTGCCGGCCATGCCCCGGCCGAGGCCGTGCTGCGCGCGCATCGCGTTGCTGCCGCCGTGGTCCAGGTGCGAGGGGCGCTGGCGCCGTTCGAGACCCTTCAAGCGGCTTTCGACGGCTAG
- a CDS encoding FixH family protein — protein sequence MASLWRYLLAGLGLAALLAGILAIVYLTVPQSAKFAGLDTSRSKTTANRLFVASFQPERGVIRQGELQSWLLTLKTVKGAPVEGAAITVSGGMPQHNHGLPTSPQATDYLGDGRYRIDGLKFTMSGWWQLRFAISAAAGSDTVVFNVVL from the coding sequence TTGGCATCACTATGGCGTTATCTTCTCGCAGGTCTCGGTCTGGCTGCCTTGTTGGCTGGCATTCTTGCTATCGTCTATCTGACCGTACCGCAGTCGGCGAAGTTCGCCGGCCTCGATACATCGCGTTCGAAAACCACAGCGAACAGGTTGTTCGTGGCCAGTTTCCAGCCGGAGCGGGGCGTCATCAGGCAAGGCGAGTTGCAATCCTGGCTGCTGACGCTGAAGACGGTCAAGGGCGCGCCGGTGGAAGGGGCGGCGATCACGGTGTCCGGCGGCATGCCACAGCACAATCACGGTCTGCCGACCAGCCCGCAGGCGACCGACTATCTCGGCGACGGGCGCTATCGGATCGACGGGCTGAAATTCACCATGAGCGGATGGTGGCAATTGCGGTTTGCCATTTCCGCGGCAGCCGGGTCCGACACGGTCGTCTTCAACGTGGTGCTGTGA
- a CDS encoding cytochrome-c peroxidase — protein sequence MSRLSRCLALVLVATLAGCGKPEFSDAEKKTIASLALSTLPSLKPDTTNRFADVPAAAALGSTLFFDQGMSGDGAVSCSTCHKIDRQFQDDLPQAVGVGHTNRRSMPLAGVARNPWFFWDGRRDSLWAQALTPLENPLEQAGNRAAYAHYIKARFGERYERIFGPLPDLSTVPANASPLGTDAEKAAWKAMPASQAEDVNRVFANIGKAIAAFERSIEPPQTRFDRFAIDLAAGAKPTSDDAFSPEEILGLKLFIGKANCVTCHNGPRFTDNSFHNTGVPPVAGLPPDRGRIDAVAQVEADPFNCFGVFRDGDASACRELRFMVKSGPELIRAYKTPSLRSAATRPPYMHAGQFSSLEEVVAHYANAAPSVEGVSEVHPLQLSDRERGALVAFLKTLAE from the coding sequence ATGAGCCGCCTTTCGCGTTGTCTCGCACTAGTACTGGTGGCCACGCTCGCCGGCTGCGGCAAGCCGGAGTTTTCCGACGCCGAGAAGAAGACGATCGCCTCGCTGGCACTGTCGACACTGCCCTCGCTGAAGCCGGACACGACCAACCGCTTTGCCGACGTGCCGGCCGCAGCGGCACTGGGCTCGACGCTGTTCTTCGACCAGGGCATGAGCGGCGACGGGGCGGTTTCCTGCTCGACCTGCCACAAGATCGACCGGCAGTTCCAGGATGATCTGCCGCAAGCTGTCGGCGTCGGCCACACCAACCGGCGCAGCATGCCGCTGGCCGGCGTCGCGCGCAATCCATGGTTCTTCTGGGACGGGCGGCGCGACAGCCTGTGGGCGCAGGCGCTGACGCCGCTGGAAAATCCGCTGGAGCAGGCCGGCAACCGCGCCGCCTATGCGCACTACATCAAGGCTCGTTTCGGTGAGCGCTACGAGCGCATCTTCGGGCCGTTGCCCGACCTGTCGACCGTGCCGGCCAATGCCAGCCCGCTCGGCACCGACGCCGAGAAGGCGGCCTGGAAAGCCATGCCCGCCAGCCAGGCTGAGGACGTCAACCGCGTCTTCGCCAATATCGGCAAGGCGATAGCTGCTTTCGAGCGGTCGATCGAGCCGCCGCAGACACGCTTCGACCGGTTTGCCATCGATCTGGCGGCAGGCGCCAAGCCAACAAGTGACGACGCCTTTTCGCCTGAGGAAATCCTCGGGCTGAAACTGTTCATCGGCAAGGCCAATTGCGTGACCTGCCACAATGGCCCGCGCTTCACCGACAACAGTTTTCACAACACCGGCGTGCCGCCGGTTGCGGGCTTGCCGCCCGATCGCGGCCGCATAGACGCGGTGGCGCAGGTCGAGGCCGACCCGTTCAATTGCTTTGGCGTCTTTCGCGATGGCGACGCCAGCGCCTGTCGTGAGTTGCGCTTCATGGTCAAGAGTGGACCGGAACTCATCCGCGCCTACAAGACGCCGTCGCTGCGCAGTGCCGCGACCCGCCCGCCTTACATGCATGCCGGGCAGTTCTCGTCGCTGGAAGAAGTGGTGGCGCATTATGCCAATGCGGCGCCAAGCGTTGAGGGCGTGTCTGAGGTTCATCCACTACAACTTTCGGACCGCGAGCGCGGAGCGCTGGTGGCATTCCTGAAGACGCTCGCCGAATGA
- a CDS encoding Lrp/AsnC family transcriptional regulator, protein MTEDQLDRIDRNILSALARDGRLSMSELATKVGLSKTPVQARVKRLEKDGYIRGYQAIIDRERMGEGHVAFVQVKLSDTRSAALDAFNRAVQAVPEIEQCHMMASSFDYLLKVRTTDIAAYRRVLGERISALPHVAQTSTFVAMETVKDR, encoded by the coding sequence ATGACCGAAGACCAATTGGACCGTATCGACCGAAATATCCTGTCGGCGCTGGCGCGCGATGGGCGGCTTTCCATGTCGGAACTCGCCACCAAGGTCGGTCTGTCGAAGACTCCGGTGCAGGCGCGGGTCAAGCGGCTGGAGAAGGACGGCTACATCAGGGGCTACCAGGCGATCATCGACCGCGAGCGCATGGGCGAAGGCCATGTCGCCTTCGTCCAGGTAAAATTGTCGGACACCCGCTCGGCCGCGCTCGATGCCTTCAACCGCGCCGTGCAGGCGGTGCCGGAGATCGAACAGTGCCACATGATGGCGTCGAGTTTCGACTATCTGCTGAAAGTTCGTACCACCGACATCGCCGCCTATCGCCGCGTGCTCGGCGAGCGCATCTCCGCTTTGCCCCACGTCGCCCAGACCTCGACCTTCGTGGCGATGGAGACGGTCAAGGATCGCTAG
- the putA gene encoding bifunctional proline dehydrogenase/L-glutamate gamma-semialdehyde dehydrogenase PutA, translating into MPALDAIRQQIRANYLPDEDEAVKRLSEATGLSKKDRDAISGRAADLVRAVRGSSDPRLMEVFLSAYGLSTKEGVALMCLAEALLRVPDTETMDDLIADKIAPHDWSAHSGGSSSIFVNASTWALMLTGRVLDEGEGGIDGTLRSMVRRLGEPVIRKAVAAAMREMGEQFVLGRTITEAVKRGRPMTQKGYLYSFDMLGEAARTEADALRYLKAYADAISSLDAGANGPDIRQNHGISVKLSALHPRYEVAQKEKMLPVMAERLLSLALAARHSRMGLNIDAEEADRLDLSLDVIERVLAEPELAGWNGFGVVVQAYGPRAAFTIDWLYALAKKYDRNIMVRLVKGAYWDTEVKRAQTLGLSGYPVFTRKANTDVSYMACAKKLLSMTDRIYPQFATHNAHTVAAILSMADNRDSFEFQRLHGMGEALHETVRQSEGTRCRIYAPVGAHSDLLAYLVRRLLENGANSSFVHQLTDEEVEPEDIARDPLETVEKQGSAANPAIARPSAIFGSRRNSRGFDITDTVTLAAIEKAKAGFARSDRWHAKPITRAAGYGKQRPVLNPAKPDEVVGTVSEAAAKQVATAVRFAVEAQPAWAKRPVAERAAILNRAADLYEANAVEFFALATREAGKSLADGVAEVREAVDFLRYYAAEAANNEAGTEARGAIVCISPWNFPLAIFTGQIAAALVTGNSVIAKPAEQTPLIAFRAVELLREAGVPEDVIQLLPGDGPSVGGPLTSDPRIAGVCFTGSTEVAKLIEKQLAKTAAPDAMLIAETGGLNAMIVDSTALPEQAVRDILASAFQSAGQRCSALRVLYVQKDVEKKMLEMLKGAMEALSIGDPWQISTDVGPVIDDEAKESIRDYCTKMGQQGRLIAKLEAPKDGRFVAPHVFRVKGIEEMEREVFGPVLHVASFDADKIDAVIAGINRKGYGLTFGLHTRIEGRVQHFVDGIHAGNIYVNRNQIGAVVGSQPFGGEGLSGTGPKAGGPHYLRRFRKGPEAGTDISEGHKVTATELADNLPDPALGGWSTRPDRIAILRKHLRGKGAAAIGAAASIDFGQVDLAGPTGEANTLSLSPRGRVLCLGPDGDTLLAQVIQALAAGNAVLAVAPGAPAALSALTGKGLPLAAIDGRPDPVEARSLRVDVVAFSGTPEAARIVRKVIADRSGPIVPLVSEVLSPAAYAHERAVCVDTTAAGGNASLLAAA; encoded by the coding sequence ATGCCAGCGCTCGATGCCATCCGCCAGCAGATTCGTGCAAACTATCTGCCCGACGAAGACGAGGCAGTGAAGCGGCTGTCCGAAGCCACAGGCCTATCGAAAAAGGACCGGGACGCGATCTCTGGTCGTGCCGCCGATCTGGTGCGGGCGGTGCGCGGCTCGTCCGATCCGCGGCTGATGGAAGTTTTTCTCTCCGCCTATGGGCTGTCGACCAAGGAGGGCGTGGCGCTGATGTGTCTGGCTGAGGCGCTGCTGCGCGTGCCCGACACCGAGACTATGGACGACCTCATCGCCGACAAGATCGCCCCGCACGACTGGTCGGCACATTCGGGTGGTTCGAGTTCCATTTTCGTCAATGCATCGACCTGGGCGCTGATGCTGACCGGCCGCGTGCTCGACGAAGGCGAGGGCGGCATCGACGGTACGCTGCGTTCGATGGTGCGCCGATTGGGCGAGCCCGTCATCCGCAAGGCGGTGGCGGCGGCCATGCGCGAAATGGGCGAGCAGTTCGTGCTCGGCCGCACCATCACCGAGGCCGTCAAGCGCGGCCGACCGATGACCCAGAAGGGCTATCTCTATTCCTTCGACATGCTGGGCGAGGCGGCCCGCACCGAGGCCGACGCCTTGCGCTATCTCAAGGCCTATGCCGACGCCATCTCCTCGCTCGATGCCGGCGCCAACGGCCCCGACATCCGCCAGAACCACGGCATCTCGGTCAAGCTTTCGGCGCTGCATCCGCGCTATGAAGTGGCGCAGAAGGAAAAGATGCTGCCGGTCATGGCAGAGCGGCTTTTGTCGCTGGCGCTCGCGGCGCGCCATTCGCGCATGGGGCTCAACATCGACGCCGAGGAAGCCGACCGCCTCGATCTCTCGCTCGATGTCATCGAACGGGTGCTGGCCGAGCCGGAACTGGCCGGCTGGAACGGCTTTGGCGTCGTCGTCCAGGCCTATGGTCCGCGCGCGGCTTTCACCATCGACTGGCTCTACGCGCTGGCGAAGAAATACGATCGCAACATCATGGTGCGGCTGGTCAAGGGCGCCTATTGGGACACCGAGGTCAAGCGGGCACAGACTCTCGGGCTTAGCGGCTATCCCGTCTTCACCCGCAAGGCCAACACCGATGTTTCCTACATGGCCTGCGCGAAAAAGCTGCTGTCGATGACCGACCGCATCTATCCGCAGTTTGCTACCCACAACGCCCATACCGTTGCCGCCATCCTGTCGATGGCTGATAATCGCGATTCCTTCGAGTTCCAGCGCCTGCACGGTATGGGCGAGGCGCTGCATGAGACGGTGCGACAGTCCGAAGGCACGCGCTGCCGCATCTATGCGCCGGTCGGCGCTCATTCCGACCTGTTGGCCTATCTGGTTCGCCGGCTGCTGGAGAACGGCGCCAACTCCTCCTTTGTGCATCAGCTGACCGACGAAGAGGTCGAGCCGGAGGATATCGCCCGCGATCCGCTCGAAACGGTCGAGAAACAAGGCTCGGCGGCCAATCCGGCGATCGCCCGGCCGTCAGCCATCTTCGGCAGCCGTCGCAACTCCAGGGGATTCGACATCACCGACACGGTGACGCTGGCTGCGATCGAGAAGGCCAAGGCAGGATTTGCCAGGTCGGACCGCTGGCACGCCAAGCCAATCACCCGCGCAGCCGGCTATGGCAAGCAGCGTCCGGTCCTCAATCCGGCAAAGCCTGATGAGGTGGTCGGCACGGTCAGCGAAGCGGCCGCCAAGCAGGTCGCGACCGCCGTGCGCTTTGCTGTGGAGGCACAACCGGCATGGGCGAAGCGTCCCGTCGCCGAGCGCGCTGCCATCCTTAACCGTGCCGCCGATCTCTATGAGGCCAATGCCGTCGAGTTCTTCGCGCTGGCCACCCGCGAGGCCGGCAAATCGCTGGCCGACGGCGTCGCCGAAGTGCGCGAAGCCGTCGACTTCCTTCGCTACTACGCTGCCGAAGCGGCCAATAACGAAGCGGGGACCGAAGCGCGCGGGGCGATCGTCTGCATCTCGCCGTGGAATTTTCCGCTCGCCATCTTCACCGGCCAGATCGCGGCAGCACTGGTCACCGGCAATTCCGTCATTGCCAAGCCGGCCGAGCAGACGCCGCTGATCGCCTTCCGCGCCGTCGAACTGCTGCGCGAGGCCGGTGTGCCGGAAGACGTCATCCAGCTGCTGCCCGGCGATGGTCCCTCGGTCGGTGGCCCGCTGACATCAGATCCGCGCATCGCTGGCGTCTGCTTCACTGGCTCGACCGAGGTCGCCAAGCTGATCGAGAAACAACTGGCCAAGACCGCCGCGCCCGACGCGATGCTGATCGCCGAGACCGGCGGGCTCAACGCCATGATCGTCGATTCCACTGCGCTGCCCGAACAGGCGGTGCGCGACATCCTTGCCTCGGCCTTCCAGAGTGCCGGCCAGCGCTGTTCGGCCTTGCGCGTTCTTTACGTGCAGAAGGATGTCGAGAAGAAGATGCTGGAAATGCTGAAAGGCGCGATGGAGGCGCTCAGCATCGGCGATCCCTGGCAGATTTCGACGGATGTCGGCCCGGTTATCGACGACGAGGCTAAGGAGTCGATCCGCGACTATTGCACGAAGATGGGCCAGCAGGGCCGGCTGATCGCCAAGCTCGAAGCGCCGAAAGACGGCCGCTTCGTCGCGCCGCATGTCTTCCGGGTCAAGGGCATCGAGGAAATGGAGCGCGAGGTGTTCGGGCCGGTGCTGCATGTCGCCAGTTTCGATGCCGACAAGATCGACGCGGTCATCGCCGGGATCAACCGCAAGGGCTATGGCCTGACCTTTGGCCTGCACACCCGCATCGAGGGGCGCGTCCAGCATTTCGTCGACGGCATCCATGCCGGCAACATCTATGTCAACCGCAACCAGATCGGCGCAGTGGTCGGTTCGCAGCCATTCGGCGGCGAAGGGCTTTCTGGCACCGGGCCGAAGGCCGGCGGGCCGCACTATCTCAGACGCTTCCGCAAGGGGCCGGAGGCAGGCACCGACATTAGCGAAGGCCACAAGGTGACGGCGACCGAGCTCGCCGACAACCTGCCCGATCCGGCGCTTGGCGGCTGGTCGACGCGTCCTGATCGCATTGCAATCCTCAGAAAGCATCTGCGTGGTAAGGGCGCGGCGGCCATCGGTGCTGCTGCCAGCATCGATTTCGGCCAGGTCGACCTGGCTGGACCGACCGGCGAGGCCAACACGCTGTCGCTTTCGCCGCGCGGACGGGTGCTCTGCCTCGGCCCTGATGGCGATACGCTGCTTGCCCAGGTGATCCAGGCACTCGCCGCCGGCAATGCCGTGCTGGCCGTGGCGCCGGGCGCACCGGCTGCACTGTCGGCGCTGACCGGAAAAGGCCTGCCGCTGGCGGCCATCGACGGCCGTCCCGATCCGGTCGAGGCGCGTTCTCTGCGCGTCGATGTCGTCGCCTTTTCAGGCACGCCTGAAGCCGCGCGCATCGTGCGCAAGGTCATCGCCGATAGGTCGGGCCCGATTGTGCCGCTGGTCAGCGAAGTGCTTAGCCCTGCGGCCTACGCGCATGAACGCGCCGTCTGCGTCGACACCACGGCGGCGGGCGGCAATGCCAGCCTACTGGCCGCAGCTTAG